One stretch of Candidatus Baltobacteraceae bacterium DNA includes these proteins:
- a CDS encoding DUF2321 domain-containing protein, with protein sequence MYQRPARNDSMAVCAAGHMINTDSRRFPENNADFCKRCGAKTVTACATCGAGIPGPEGRGSFTIPKFCKSCGAAFPWKIAADEAKPERKSAIRERTTLAEENIADVLRAIPRGLRELAAEHRHRGRLPFEVKDEYDLQDFVRALLQMWYPKAVKPEEPIPTVGGKGGRVDFVLDGLKWLIELKVFRDETDWKATMFSDITSKIERYGKDPRCDVLFVLIYDPNRAFRSAVAVEHELSAERTIGDRKFRVHVIVTPQA encoded by the coding sequence ATGTATCAACGTCCCGCACGAAACGACTCAATGGCTGTGTGTGCCGCCGGCCACATGATCAATACCGACTCGCGAAGATTTCCAGAAAACAATGCGGACTTCTGCAAGAGATGCGGAGCGAAAACCGTGACCGCGTGCGCCACATGCGGAGCCGGCATTCCAGGACCAGAGGGCCGCGGTAGCTTTACCATTCCGAAGTTCTGCAAGTCATGCGGGGCGGCTTTCCCTTGGAAAATTGCCGCGGATGAGGCAAAGCCAGAACGCAAGTCTGCGATCCGTGAAAGAACGACTCTTGCGGAAGAAAATATCGCGGACGTCTTGCGAGCAATCCCTCGCGGCTTGCGGGAACTAGCTGCTGAGCATCGACATAGAGGACGGTTACCGTTTGAGGTCAAGGACGAATACGATCTCCAAGACTTTGTGCGCGCTCTCTTGCAAATGTGGTATCCGAAGGCCGTTAAGCCGGAAGAACCAATCCCGACAGTAGGCGGCAAAGGCGGACGCGTAGATTTCGTCTTGGATGGCCTAAAGTGGCTCATCGAGCTGAAGGTCTTTCGCGACGAAACGGATTGGAAGGCGACCATGTTCTCTGACATCACGTCGAAAATCGAACGTTACGGCAAGGATCCGCGGTGCGACGTGCTTTTCGTGCTCATCTACGATCCGAACCGCGCGTTCAGAAGTGCCGTAGCAGTCGAACATGAGCTCTCAGCGGAACGCACGATAGGCGATAGGAAATTTCGAGTGCATGTCATCGTAACGCCCCAAGCCTAG
- a CDS encoding RES family NAD+ phosphorylase produces the protein MTSFWRAGYFADPLRVTLEHQDGSGRFDDPERGRIVLYGASSIRTCIFEVVLPWIAGDDEYVHSSPTELDLEDANDQALAAAIAIDAVRDGLIATRQRRMPQTIYEKAKVRATLEHDARLVDLNSPGVRMQLHDRIAFVAQRLRSLGIDRGQFDKSPLTSQHLDITRAISGFLMRNDFDGERPDGIACDSRHDGINFVFFEGRYVICENNAPIQFTPYDADIVSVAAELGWEP, from the coding sequence GTGACCTCGTTCTGGCGAGCTGGCTACTTTGCAGATCCTCTGCGTGTGACGTTGGAGCATCAAGACGGCTCCGGCCGTTTTGATGACCCAGAGCGAGGGCGGATTGTCCTTTACGGCGCGAGCAGCATTCGCACGTGTATCTTTGAGGTAGTGCTTCCATGGATCGCGGGTGATGATGAATACGTACATAGCTCCCCTACGGAGCTGGATCTCGAAGATGCCAATGATCAGGCTCTTGCAGCAGCTATCGCGATAGATGCCGTTCGAGATGGTTTGATCGCGACTCGCCAACGTCGTATGCCCCAAACGATTTACGAGAAGGCGAAAGTGCGTGCAACCTTGGAGCACGATGCTCGACTTGTCGATCTGAATTCCCCTGGCGTACGCATGCAGCTGCATGACCGAATTGCATTTGTAGCGCAAAGGCTCCGTAGTTTAGGGATCGACCGCGGGCAATTCGACAAGTCACCTCTGACGTCGCAACATCTCGATATCACCCGTGCCATATCGGGATTTCTCATGCGAAATGACTTCGACGGTGAGCGGCCCGATGGGATCGCGTGCGATAGCCGTCACGACGGAATCAATTTTGTCTTCTTTGAGGGGCGGTACGTTATTTGCGAGAACAATGCGCCGATCCAGTTCACTCCGTATGACGCGGACATCGTATCAGTCGCAGCTGAACTCGGTTGGGAACCATAG
- a CDS encoding copper amine oxidase N-terminal domain-containing protein, which yields MNKLLTLLTLVLAFTVPSISPALAQNASVTVSVNGQPIQFDQPPVERAGRVYVPLRGVFEHLGASVVYDNGQINATRGSTTVQLNIGSTNAIVNGQQQALDSPPFLVGARTLVPLRFIAQSLGAIVNYNDSNQTVSITEPNAAPNMAVTPVPNGPPPPPPATSLTLVRIVPPPDAMLDDVRPQISATFPEAVRPDSIQVRLDGRTITADSYYVSARDFKFTPTFDLPSGPHRVEIQGRLESGRPFHTGWAFRTRNQHM from the coding sequence ATGAATAAACTGCTTACTCTCCTCACCCTCGTTCTCGCCTTCACGGTGCCGTCGATTTCGCCGGCCTTGGCCCAGAACGCATCGGTGACCGTTAGCGTAAACGGTCAACCCATTCAATTCGATCAGCCGCCGGTCGAACGGGCTGGCCGCGTCTACGTTCCGTTGCGAGGTGTCTTCGAACACCTTGGTGCGTCGGTCGTCTATGACAACGGACAGATCAATGCGACGCGCGGTTCGACAACGGTGCAGCTGAACATCGGCAGCACGAATGCGATTGTGAACGGACAACAACAGGCTCTCGACAGTCCGCCGTTCCTGGTTGGTGCACGAACGCTCGTTCCGCTGCGCTTCATCGCGCAATCGCTCGGTGCGATCGTGAATTACAACGATTCCAATCAAACGGTCTCGATCACCGAACCGAACGCGGCGCCGAACATGGCGGTAACGCCTGTCCCGAATGGACCGCCGCCTCCTCCGCCGGCAACATCATTGACACTCGTCCGGATCGTTCCGCCTCCGGACGCGATGCTTGACGACGTGCGTCCGCAAATCAGCGCGACGTTCCCGGAAGCCGTCCGTCCCGACAGCATTCAGGTTCGTCTCGACGGGCGAACGATCACGGCGGATAGCTACTACGTCTCCGCACGCGACTTCAAGTTCACTCCAACCTTTGACTTGCCGTCCGGACCGCATCGGGTCGAAATCCAAGGACGCCTCGAGAGTGGTCGCCCCTTCCACACCGGATGGGCCTTCCGAACGCGCAATCAGCATATGTAG